A genomic region of Nitrospirota bacterium contains the following coding sequences:
- the tsaD gene encoding tRNA (adenosine(37)-N6)-threonylcarbamoyltransferase complex transferase subunit TsaD, producing the protein MLILGIDTSCDDTSGSLLDIDEDNVQIISNIVSSQTEIHKKYGGIVPELAGRRHMEFIWLVVDEAMKGNPLDELKAIAVCGGPGLIGSLLVGCSFAKAICYSKGIPLISVNHLEGHILSVFLEEEKPAFPFISLIVSGGHTCLYKVDGFCRYKELGRTRDDAVGEAFDKVSKLIGLGYPGGPEIDRIAKEGNPKAIRFPRPYLPGSMDFSFSGLKTAVKLVLNPPNGSVPTLRPADIAASFQSAIVDVLVRKSEWAIKKQSIQRLSLSGGVAANSELRHSIKEMAIKKGIKLYLPSPQLCTDNAVMIAFAGYHRLMAGDIAGLDLNPKAYLPI; encoded by the coding sequence ATGCTGATTTTAGGCATAGACACATCCTGCGATGACACCTCAGGCTCTTTGCTCGATATAGATGAAGACAATGTCCAGATAATCTCAAACATCGTGTCGAGCCAGACAGAGATTCATAAAAAATACGGTGGTATCGTTCCTGAGCTTGCAGGAAGAAGGCACATGGAGTTTATATGGCTTGTCGTAGATGAGGCAATGAAGGGTAACCCACTCGATGAGCTTAAAGCCATAGCTGTATGCGGAGGACCGGGGCTTATTGGCTCTTTGCTGGTTGGCTGTTCCTTTGCAAAGGCAATATGCTATTCAAAGGGCATACCTTTAATCTCGGTCAACCACTTAGAGGGACATATACTTTCAGTATTCCTCGAGGAAGAAAAACCAGCATTCCCATTCATCAGCCTCATAGTATCAGGAGGCCATACATGTCTTTACAAGGTCGATGGGTTTTGTAGATACAAAGAATTAGGCAGGACAAGGGACGATGCAGTAGGAGAGGCATTTGACAAGGTCTCAAAGCTCATTGGGCTTGGTTATCCCGGCGGACCCGAGATAGATAGAATTGCAAAGGAAGGCAATCCAAAGGCAATAAGGTTTCCAAGACCTTATCTTCCAGGAAGTATGGATTTCAGCTTTAGCGGTCTTAAGACTGCTGTTAAGCTCGTCTTAAATCCTCCGAATGGAAGCGTGCCTACACTCAGACCTGCTGACATTGCCGCATCGTTTCAGTCCGCAATCGTCGATGTGCTCGTAAGAAAATCCGAGTGGGCTATTAAAAAACAGAGTATACAAAGACTTTCGCTATCAGGCGGAGTTGCCGCAAACAGCGAGCTTAGGCATAGTATAAAGGAGATGGCAATTAAAAAAGGGATTAAGCTTTACCTTCCATCCCCTCAGCTTTGCACCGACAATGCAGTAATGATTGCCTTTGCAGGATACCACCGCCTCATGGCAGGCGACATAGCAGGGCTTGACCTAAACCCAAAGGCATATCTGCCGATTTAA
- a CDS encoding tetratricopeptide repeat protein — protein sequence MSIIHKALKRSEESKAKEKKVRMRVFLDVKGRKRLWGTLLVVLATSALVFFFILYFIKSTEQPKHQTPVALPDVKTEPAIIQSQPPKRDTSQLLEEAIKNFRESKYVVSEKLLKEALLIEPDNPSLHNHLGLALRRQGKLRDAISAYEKAMKLKPDYFEAMNNMAVALEAVGQRKKAEELYKKALSINPSYAEAHLNYGLLLEVRGRLDEAKAHYQSFLVLSKDEELKRLVQRKLR from the coding sequence ATGAGTATAATCCATAAGGCTCTCAAGCGGTCAGAGGAATCAAAGGCAAAAGAAAAAAAAGTCCGCATGAGGGTTTTCTTAGATGTAAAGGGAAGAAAAAGGCTTTGGGGCACATTGCTTGTTGTCTTAGCAACATCGGCACTCGTATTTTTCTTCATACTCTATTTTATTAAAAGCACCGAACAGCCAAAACATCAGACCCCAGTCGCTTTGCCAGATGTAAAAACAGAGCCTGCCATTATCCAGTCACAGCCTCCAAAAAGAGATACCTCACAACTTTTAGAGGAGGCAATAAAGAATTTTCGGGAATCAAAGTATGTAGTTTCGGAAAAGCTCCTTAAGGAAGCCCTTCTCATAGAGCCTGACAACCCTTCCCTTCACAACCACTTAGGCCTTGCTCTCAGAAGACAGGGAAAACTAAGAGACGCCATTTCGGCATATGAAAAAGCAATGAAGCTAAAGCCCGATTACTTCGAGGCAATGAACAACATGGCAGTAGCATTAGAGGCAGTGGGTCAAAGGAAAAAGGCAGAGGAGCTTTATAAAAAGGCACTTTCCATTAACCCCTCGTATGCAGAGGCTCATCTGAACTACGGACTTCTTCTTGAGGTTAGAGGTAGGCTCGATGAGGCAAAGGCACACTACCAGAGCTTTCTTGTCCTGTCAAAAGACGAAGAACTGAAAAGGCTTGTCCAGAGAAAACTGAGATAA